A window of the Pogona vitticeps strain Pit_001003342236 chromosome 4, PviZW2.1, whole genome shotgun sequence genome harbors these coding sequences:
- the PURA gene encoding transcriptional activator protein Pur-alpha yields MADRDSGSEQGGGGGAPGSGPGGGGGGGGPGSSGGGGGVGLQHETQELASKRVDIQNKRFYLDVKQNAKGRFLKIAEVGAGGSKSRLTLSMSVAVEFRDYLGDFIEHYAQLGPSQPPELAQAADEPRRALKSEFLVRENRKYYMDLKENQRGRFLRIRQTVNRGPGLGSTQGQTIALPAQGLIEFRDALAKLIDDYGVEEEPAELPEGTSLTVDNKRFFFDVGSNKYGVFMRVSEVKPTYRNSITVPYKVWAKFGHTFCKYSDEMKKIQEKQRDKRAAAAAAASSSSSGGGDQQPPETESSGSPAATAGPPGALLQAEEPEED; encoded by the coding sequence ATGGCGGACAGAGACAGCGGCAGCGAgcagggtggcggcggcggggcgcCGGGCTCGGGCCcgggcggaggcggaggcggcggcgggcccgggagcagcggcggcggcggcggcgtgggcCTCCAACACGAGACGCAGGAGCTGGCCTCCAAGCGGGTGGACATCCAGAACAAGCGCTTCTACCTGGACGTGAAGCAGAACGCCAAGGGCCGCTTCCTGAAGATCGCGGAGGTGGGCGCCGGGGGCAGCAAGAGCCGGCTGACGCTCTCCATGTCGGTGGCGGTGGAGTTCCGAGACTACCTGGGCGACTTCATCGAGCACTACGCGCAGCTGGGCCCCAGCCAGCCTCCCGAGCTGGCGCAGGCCGCGGACGAGCCCCGGCGGGCCTTGAAGAGCGAGTTCCTGGTGCGGGAGAACCGCAAGTACTACATGGATCTGAAGGAGAACCAGCGCGGGCGGTTCCTGCGCATCCGGCAGACGGTCAACCGCGGGCCCGGCCTGGGCTCCACGCAGGGCCAGACGATCGCCCTGCCGGCCCAAGGCTTGATCGAGTTCCGCGACGCCCTGGCCAAGCTCATCGACGACTACGGGGTGGAGGAGGAGCCGGCCGAGCTGCCCGAGGGCACCTCCTTGACGGTGGACAACAAGCGGTTCTTCTTCGACGTGGGCTCCAACAAGTACGGCGTCTTCATGCGGGTGAGCGAGGTCAAGCCCACCTACCGCAACTCCATCACCGTCCCGTACAAGGTGTGGGCCAAGTTCGGCCACACCTTCTGCAAATACTCGGACGAGATGAAGAAGATCCAGGAGAAGCAGAGGGACaagcgggccgccgccgccgccgccgcctcctcgtcCTCTTCCGGGGGAGGGGATCAGCAGCCGCCGGAGACCGAGAGCAGCGGCAGCCCCGCGGCCACCGCCGGCCCGCCGGGAGCCTTGCTGCAGGCCGAGGAGCCGGAGGAGGATTGA